The Salvia splendens isolate huo1 chromosome 20, SspV2, whole genome shotgun sequence nucleotide sequence AGCTCCTGGCCGTTGACACGAATCGAGTGGATGCGTAGGCGAACTCTtatttgtttcacccagctttgatagaaccgggtatttttgtcgcCCTCCGCAAGCCATCTCAGGGCTGCCTTTTGCCACCAAAAATCCTCTTTCATTTTCAGCAACatgatgtactcggcaatgtatTTATTGATCATTGTCCTATTTTCCGGTGTTGGCCTTGCCTCGAAGATGGATTGGGCCACGGCAATtccttcctccttttccttgaGGTTGGCATGGATGTTCCCTAAAACTTCTTTGTTCCACGCCTTTAGGGCTCTTTTCACTCTAGCATGTTTGATTTGAATATTTAGGAGTCCACTCGCCCCCGTACTCTCCTCCCATGCATTTTGCACTACAGCCATGAACCCcccatgtcggatccacatgttctggaatcgGAATGCCTTGCCTTCGATGGTAGTGTTCAGCATCTTACATCTTACAAGGACCGGCCCGTGGTCCGAAGCAACCCgagggaggttcgtaacccgagtagcttCGAAGGCCCTAGCCCAACCCTCActaacaagcactctatccaatctttcaaaGAGGCCGTTTTTGGCCCATGTGAATTCCGCCCCATCGAACCCCGGATCAAGGAGCCTACAGTCTTCAATTGCCTCTGCGAAgccgaccatctcggcttgcctgTTGGTGTCGCTCCCAACCCTATCTCGGTGTGAtaggatggtgttgaagtcgCCACAGATAATCCATGGTGATCCTTCGAGGGCCCcagcaatctctctcatcttatcccacAGGAGGTGTCTTTCGGATCTTGTGTGAGCTGGCTCTTGTGTAAGGCAAGATGCGCAATAGCTTGTCGGGCATGCGCAGGCCCCcattacggtggagggttcgtgggtccctcatccctatatatcaaaaaGGGGGATTGCAGAACGTGGCCATACCCGAAAATGGTGTGCCATAGCAAAGGCAAGAGTAGAAAACGGTCCGACTCCACACGGCTCGGACCCCATCCTACTCCCTTCAAAAGtgcaattaaacaaaacaaaggCTCAATGATCTTCCATCTCCGAGTAACCGACTCTAGTATCCGTCCCCATCTAGGGTTCGAATGTTTGGAACACCCATTCGGTCCAAGCGGACGAAGTCCATGAGGTCTCTTGGTGCAGAATTATGATCCAATTGTCGACCGCTATCAAGCCTTAGGCCCATTCTCGCGAGGAAATCCGCCGCCTTGTTCCCCTCCcggtgtatgaaggtggcttgGAATTTAAGTTGGCGCTTGAGAAGGATCAATTGCGCCTCTACTTGCCGAGCTAGAGCCGGCCCCCACCCTGCTCCATTGACCAGATTAATGGCTTGCTCGGCATCTGATTCGATCCAGATTGGTAAGTCAAGATCCTTGGCTAAGCACAGCCCATGGATCATGGCCGTCAGCTCAGCCTCCAGAGCCGAGTGTGCTTCAAGGGGCGTGCTAAACGCCACCAACATGTTGCCCGAGCTGTCCCGAATGATTCCTCCCCCCCTGCTTTGTTGGTCACTTCATTgaaggagccatccgtgtttaGTTTAATCCAAGGGTGGTCCGGGGGGGtcccatttgattgccatggctagcgGCTGCGCCCTAGCTGGTTCCACTTGTTGCGGGATGTTGATTCTAAGTTTGACCCCTCGCCAATGCTTTGGCTTCAAGTTCCCGTTGGCCATGGAGTTCCGGATGAACATGTGGATCTGCCATACCACATTGTGCGGATTGAACCTCGTGTCTTGGTGCCGGCTCATGTTTCATTCCGCCCAGATGAACCACAAGATGAGGTAGGGGATGGCTCGGCTAAGGTGCTTCTTGTTCGGTTGGTGACATCTTCGCATCCAAGTTTCAATTCTCattgggattgtgtcattgattgaGAGGCGGGGGTCGCCCCATCAAACCACGAATCAAACTCattccatactctgcgagctccgtAACCCTGAATGAacaggtgttggagggactcaaTATTCGGTCGAAGAGGGCAACATTGGCACTTGGAGGCAAgttcaatctcccgccactgaagttttgtGTCGACTGGCACCCGATTGGAAAGAAGCCTCCAGATGAAGATGGCTATTGACTTAGTGAGGCCcgcctgccaaacatcacccAGGCCTTGAACGATCGGGTTCCGCCCTCGGAGTGTGTCCCACGTCGATGCTACCGTGAATTCCCCGTGCTCAGAGAGGGTCCACCgtgggatatcctgttcgtcttGGAGTATCGGGGTGCTGAGGATGCGATCAATAATATGCTGTGGGATGCCGGCTTGATCGTGCAGGAGTCGGAGCTTGGGTTCATCCCAAGtgccatttgtaatgaactccgagacccgggtggttggccttcccctatcatcaaggctgaGGTCCCTGAGTGGGCTGTTGCCAAGCcagatgtcatcccagaagtagatatTCCCTTGCCCCACAAGCCACCTCATGTACGGTTGCGCGAGAGTCCAATCTCTGGAGAGCCTCCTCCatgtagggctactcctgctcggcgttctcaaggtaagtggtgtggagatggagcaatatttttgccatcatgtattttgcccaaagggagttttgttcccgaAAGCGCCAGCATAATTTTATGTTGAAAGCACGTAAAACCTCCAAAGTTTTCCGAATCCCGAGACCTCCTCCTCGGTAGGGCGACACATTtgatcccatccaatccaatgggttcGCTTTCTCTCACTCGTAgatccccaaaagaatcggtccatttgttgatcaagttgttttaAGGTGCCGGCAGTGggctcaatggcttggaagatgtgtaaggggatcgcttcaagggtgctcttaatcagCGTGAGCCTCCCTCCAAAAGATAAGTGCCGGTGTGCCCAGCCCAAAAttcttcttgcaatcttttcacgtaggaagaggaacatgtccgtgcgctttaCACCACGGTAGATGGGGACGCCGAGGTAGAGGAAAGGAAAGGTGCCCCTAATGAAGCCTCCTTCCGCTTGGATCGAGGGTGCCCAATGGTCATGGATTTCGGCGATATAGAAGTTGCTCTtggtgaggctgacttgttggccggagacatTTCATAGTTCTCGAGAGAGGCTCGGAGCCGGCGCAGGGGGGGTTGCCGCCACTTGTGtgaatattataatatcatCCGCATAAGCTAGGTGGCTGACCTCAATGCATCTCCGCGAGGCCTTAAACACCATATCCCTTTGGCCAAGTATAAGCTTATCCCAGGCTCGAGACAGGTAGTCCGCGTCAATTACAAACAACGCAGGGGGGAAATCGGATCACCTTGTCGGAGTCCCCGTGTTGATCTGAAGAATCCTGAAAGTACCCCCATTGACAAGGATCGAGAACCAACACGAGCCTATGCACCTCTCCATGAGTGAGATCCATGTGTCCGGGAATCCCATTCGCCGAAGCACCTTGAAGAGGAAAGGCCATTGGATCCTATCATAGGCTTTCGCCATGTCGATCTTCACCgctacattaggcgctggggagcatcttgc carries:
- the LOC121781458 gene encoding uncharacterized protein LOC121781458 translates to MLVAFSTPLEAHSALEAELTAMIHGLCLAKDLDLPIWIESDAEQAINLVNGAGWGPALARQVEAQLILLKRQLKFQATFIHREGNKAADFLARMGLRLDSGRQLDHNSAPRDLMDFVRLDRMGVPNIRTLDGDGY